One region of Oncorhynchus nerka isolate Pitt River linkage group LG22, Oner_Uvic_2.0, whole genome shotgun sequence genomic DNA includes:
- the LOC115104555 gene encoding transcription factor 24, producing MLGRQTIRMDSGNGPVTVMDESPTSSPSPSPDMLTTDSRRPEALQLSRVVQAGGLCGRGRPAATNAARERSRVQTLRSAFLELQRTLPSVPPDTKLSKLDVLILATTYIAHLTQTLQEEGMDEGDSTRQTEALRSLKGDGYLHPVKKWPMRSRLYVGASGQFLNNSKQTENRGESSSTSRT from the exons ATGCTTGGAAGACAGACGATCCGCATGGATAGTGGAAATGGCCCAGTGACAGTTATGGATGAGAGTCCCACATctagccccagccccagtcctgACATGCTGACCACCGACAGTCGGCGTCCAGAGGCCCTGCAGCTCTCCAGGGTGGTCCAGGCCGGTGGGCTCTGTGGCAGAGGACGGCCGGCAGCAACCAACGCAGCGCGGGAGAGGAGTCGAGTGCAGACCCTGAGAAGCGCGTTCCTTGAGTTACAGAGGACTCTGCCGTCGGTGCCACCGGACACCAAACTGTCCAAGCTCGACGTGTTGATTTTGGCCACCACGTACATTGCCCATCTGACTCAGACCTTGcaagaggaagggatggatgagGGAGATAGCACTAGACAAACAGAGGCCTTACGCTCGCTGAAAGGTGATGGTTACCTGCACCCTGTGAAA AAGTGGCCGATGCGATCCAGGTTATACGTCGGAGCCAGCGGTCAGTTTCTGAACAATTCAAAACAGACAGAAAATCGAGGTGAATCATCGTCAACCTCAAGGACATAA
- the LOC115104930 gene encoding serine/threonine-protein kinase Sgk3-like isoform X2, which translates to MVNVGRHEWFVFRRYAEFDKLYNTLRKQFPSLNLKIPPKRIFGDNFDPEFIKQRRTGLHEFIQRLVSHPQLRNQPDVRAFLQMDKSQNFSDPSEDEDDKNGSTFRNINLGPSGNPHAKPTDFDFLKVIGKGSFGKVLLAKRKLDGKYYAIKVLQKRVILNRREQKHIMAERNVLLKNMKHPFLVGLHYSFQTTDQLYFVLDFVNGGELFFHLQKEQTFPEPRAKFYIAEMASALGYLHSLNIVYRDLKPENILLDSEGHIVLTDFGLCKEGISQAETTSTFCGTPEYLAPEVLRKQPYDNTVDWWCLGSVLYEMLFGLPPFYSRDTHEMYDNILHKPLMMRPGASNTAWSLLQALLEKDGTHRLGSRDDFNEIKAHYFFSEINWDDLEQRKVPPPFTPNVNSPHDITNFDPEFTGETVTNSVCYTEDSIVNAIVMEADDAFLGFSYAPPSDDSFL; encoded by the exons ATGGTCAATGTAGGAAGACATGAGTGGTTTGTCTTCAGGCGATACGCAGAGTTTGACAAGCTCTACAACACA TTGAGGAAACAGTTTCCATCTTTGAACTTGAAAATCCCACCAAAGAGAATATTTGGGGACAACTTTGACCCAG AGTTTATCAAGCAAAGAAGAACAGGTTTACATGAGTTCATTCAAAGACTGGTCTCACATCCTCAGCTCAGAAACCA GCCTGATGTCAGAGCGTTCCTGCAGATGGACAAATCTCAAAACTTCTCAGACCCATCAGAAGACGAAGATGACAAG AACGGCTCTACCTTCAGAAATATTAACCTGGGACCGTCTGGAAATCCACA TGCAAAGCCCACAGACTTTGACTTTCTCAAAGTCATTGGAAAGGGGAGCTTTGGAAAG GTTCTCCTTGCTAAACGGAAACTGGACGGAAAGTATTACGCAATCAAGGTCCTGCAGAAAAGGGTCATCCTCAACAGGAGAGAG CAAAAACACATCATGGCGGAGCGCAATGTGCTACTGAAGAACATGAAACACCCTTTCCTGGTCGGCTTGCATTATTCCTTCCAGACCACTGACCAGTTGTACTTCGTCTTGGATTTTGTCAACGGGGGAGAA CTCTTCTTCCATCTTCAAAAAGAACAGACCTTTCCGGAACCCAGAGCCAAGTTCTACATCGCAGAAATGGCAAGCGCACTGGGCTATCTGCATTCTCTTAATATAGTTTACAG AGATTTGAAGCCAGAAAATATCCTTCTCGACTCTGAA GGACATATAGTTTTGACTGACTTCGGGTTGTGCAAGGAAGGCATTTCCCAAGCCGAGACGACAAGCACATTTTGTGGGACACCCGAG taCCTAGCTCCAGAGGTCCTGAGGAAACAACCGTATGACAACACAGTGGACTGGTGGTGTCTGGGATCAGTGCTCTATGAAATGCTCTTTGGCCTG CCTCCGTTCTACAGCAGAGACACCCATGAGATGTATGACAACATCCTTCACAAGCCCCTGATGATGCGTCCCGGAGCGTCAAACACGGCCTGGTCCCTCCTGCAGGCTCTACTGGAGAAGGACGGCACACACAGACTGGGCTCCAGAGATGATTTT AATGAGATCAAAGCGCACTACTTCTTCTCAGAGATCAACTGGGATGACCTGGAACAGAGGAAGGTTCCACCTCCATTCACTCCCAATGTG AATTCTCCTCATGACATCACAAACTTTGATCCAGAATTCACAGGCGAGACTGTTACAAACTCTGTGTGCTATACTGAAGATTCCATAGTCAACGCCATCGTGATGGAGGCTGACGATGCCTTCCTAGGTTTCTCCTATGCACCACCCTCCGATGACTCCTTTCTATGA
- the LOC115104930 gene encoding serine/threonine-protein kinase Sgk3-like isoform X1 codes for MEEQSSCPNVSIPCYPNVSIPCYPNVSIPCYPNVSIPCYNEQRDKKKRYTVYKVMVNVGRHEWFVFRRYAEFDKLYNTLRKQFPSLNLKIPPKRIFGDNFDPEFIKQRRTGLHEFIQRLVSHPQLRNQPDVRAFLQMDKSQNFSDPSEDEDDKNGSTFRNINLGPSGNPHAKPTDFDFLKVIGKGSFGKVLLAKRKLDGKYYAIKVLQKRVILNRREQKHIMAERNVLLKNMKHPFLVGLHYSFQTTDQLYFVLDFVNGGELFFHLQKEQTFPEPRAKFYIAEMASALGYLHSLNIVYRDLKPENILLDSEGHIVLTDFGLCKEGISQAETTSTFCGTPEYLAPEVLRKQPYDNTVDWWCLGSVLYEMLFGLPPFYSRDTHEMYDNILHKPLMMRPGASNTAWSLLQALLEKDGTHRLGSRDDFNEIKAHYFFSEINWDDLEQRKVPPPFTPNVNSPHDITNFDPEFTGETVTNSVCYTEDSIVNAIVMEADDAFLGFSYAPPSDDSFL; via the exons GTTTACAAAGTGATGGTCAATGTAGGAAGACATGAGTGGTTTGTCTTCAGGCGATACGCAGAGTTTGACAAGCTCTACAACACA TTGAGGAAACAGTTTCCATCTTTGAACTTGAAAATCCCACCAAAGAGAATATTTGGGGACAACTTTGACCCAG AGTTTATCAAGCAAAGAAGAACAGGTTTACATGAGTTCATTCAAAGACTGGTCTCACATCCTCAGCTCAGAAACCA GCCTGATGTCAGAGCGTTCCTGCAGATGGACAAATCTCAAAACTTCTCAGACCCATCAGAAGACGAAGATGACAAG AACGGCTCTACCTTCAGAAATATTAACCTGGGACCGTCTGGAAATCCACA TGCAAAGCCCACAGACTTTGACTTTCTCAAAGTCATTGGAAAGGGGAGCTTTGGAAAG GTTCTCCTTGCTAAACGGAAACTGGACGGAAAGTATTACGCAATCAAGGTCCTGCAGAAAAGGGTCATCCTCAACAGGAGAGAG CAAAAACACATCATGGCGGAGCGCAATGTGCTACTGAAGAACATGAAACACCCTTTCCTGGTCGGCTTGCATTATTCCTTCCAGACCACTGACCAGTTGTACTTCGTCTTGGATTTTGTCAACGGGGGAGAA CTCTTCTTCCATCTTCAAAAAGAACAGACCTTTCCGGAACCCAGAGCCAAGTTCTACATCGCAGAAATGGCAAGCGCACTGGGCTATCTGCATTCTCTTAATATAGTTTACAG AGATTTGAAGCCAGAAAATATCCTTCTCGACTCTGAA GGACATATAGTTTTGACTGACTTCGGGTTGTGCAAGGAAGGCATTTCCCAAGCCGAGACGACAAGCACATTTTGTGGGACACCCGAG taCCTAGCTCCAGAGGTCCTGAGGAAACAACCGTATGACAACACAGTGGACTGGTGGTGTCTGGGATCAGTGCTCTATGAAATGCTCTTTGGCCTG CCTCCGTTCTACAGCAGAGACACCCATGAGATGTATGACAACATCCTTCACAAGCCCCTGATGATGCGTCCCGGAGCGTCAAACACGGCCTGGTCCCTCCTGCAGGCTCTACTGGAGAAGGACGGCACACACAGACTGGGCTCCAGAGATGATTTT AATGAGATCAAAGCGCACTACTTCTTCTCAGAGATCAACTGGGATGACCTGGAACAGAGGAAGGTTCCACCTCCATTCACTCCCAATGTG AATTCTCCTCATGACATCACAAACTTTGATCCAGAATTCACAGGCGAGACTGTTACAAACTCTGTGTGCTATACTGAAGATTCCATAGTCAACGCCATCGTGATGGAGGCTGACGATGCCTTCCTAGGTTTCTCCTATGCACCACCCTCCGATGACTCCTTTCTATGA